Genomic DNA from Anabaena sphaerica FACHB-251:
GAACATGAAGAAGCCTTTGGTGTGGAATTGATCGAAGATGCAGTTCCTCAAGTTCCTACTCTGGAAACCGAGGAATTAAACACAGCAGAGATATCAGCAGACCCAACACAAACATCACCTTTGATTCAAAAGTGGATGAAGAACCAAGGATACTTCTTGGATGAAGGTATCGAGTTGGTATACCAAAACAATGAGACTGATAAATCAAACCAGGAGCCTGGTGTGACTCTGAATGATGAAAATCCTGCTGTTGAGGATGAATTACTTCTATTAGATGCAGAAATAGAAATAGAAGAATTGATAGATTTGCCTGAGCATATGCTTCTAGACACGAGTGAACCAACCCCCGAGCCAGAAGCATCTCAACACATATCTAATTTGTTATCTCAAGAAATCGTTCTCGATGATACCTATATTGCCTTAAGCAATGAGGACAGCAGTCAGGTTTCGGAACCACAGGAACAACAACTGCTAGATTTATCCCCTCCGCTGCTGACATCTTTATCTACACCCCAACTGTTTCTGCCCAATGGTGAATTGCTTGCTGGTACGTCTGTAAAAGTGCGTTTAGAACTGTCCCAAGCATCATCAACAGTTGTGATGAAGTTATGGGTTGAGGATTACCAAACTCGTGGGTTACTAGACGGACCCCATCTGCTCCAAGATTTGCGGCCTACCCCCTGGGGAAATTGGGAAGCCATAACTCAATTAATTGTGCCTTTAGGCTGTGTGGAAATTTTGGTAGGGGCGATCGCTCTCGATATGAGTACCCAACAGGAAAGTCATAAAATCACAGTAGTCAAGACTGTCATACCTCCCGACTTACCGATGATGGAACTTGATGAGGTGCTTGGGATGTAAATGGTTTTGTTAAAAATCTTGAGAATTTCCAAAAAGAGGAGGAATTTTGCAGTAAGCTCCTAAGTGAATTGTAGTGTGACTTCAGAGGACTCTTTACTATGTCAGGTTCATTTTTGCCCTCTATTTTGGCCTATTCTTCATTTTTGCCTTCTATCTTCGTTCCTTTGACTGGTCTAGTTTTGCCAGCAGTAGTTTTCGCGTTTTTATTCTTATATATTGAACGCGAAGATATTGCCTAATTAGGTCATAGGTAATGGGTAATGGGTAATTAACTACCGTGTTTTTTACCAATTACCTGTACCTACATCGTTACATTTCTTAACTTTCCTGTATTGACTGATACGCACGAATTTGAGCGCGTAACTGAGCAATTTCTTCAGCCATATCTAAAAGCATTGCTGCTCCTACCAAATTTAGACCTAAATCTTGACGTAGACGTTGAATTTGAGCAATACGAGCAATATCTCGCTTTTTTAGCATCACCCCAATAGGTTCAATTAATCCCAGCGTGACACAGCCTTCTACTAAAGCGGTTGATGTGTTTGTTGCCATTGCCGCATATTCAAAAGAATAAAGCTGTTCACCTTCTTGTGAAACTACTACTTGGGAAAGACTCAACTCAGTCATAATCCCACCTCCTGCAATTGTGTGCGGGGGTTAAAGCTGGTGTGTGCTTGAATTTTTGCATAAGCTTCCCGTTCAATAGGGTCTAAATCTTTGGGAGGCACAATTTGCAACTTAACTATTAAGTCAGTTCTTGCCCCTTCGGACTGTCTCCAACCTTGACCTCTTAACCTCAATGATTGCCCCGAACGAACTCCGGGCGGTACTTTTAGGGTAACGCTGCCATCGGGTGTGGGTACTTTGATTTCAGCGCCTAATACTGCTTCATCAGGGCGAATAGGTACGTCACAAGCAATATTATCGTCTTCAAATCTAAAGAAAGGATGGGGCAGAATTTCCACTGTTAGGTATAAATCTCCCCGTTGTGGAGAAAACGCACTAGGACGACCTTTACCCCGAATGCGAATTCTACTACCTGGTTTAGCTCCTGGTGGAATTCTCACATTAATAATTTCATGATCGAGTTGTAGCCGTTTTTGTGTACCGTGATAGGCTTCGGAAAACGTCAGAGCTATAGCCGCTTCTGTATCAGCCGCAGAAGTCTGAGGAGCATATTCACCCCCAAAATGAAAATGTTCAAATCCTCTGCTAAAACCGCTTGGTCGCCCTGTAGGAGTGCGATAGGTGTAAGTTCTGCCTCTGGTTCTACCCCCATCAACACGACCTAATAAGTCATTGATAAATGAATCAAAATCGCTGTATTGGTCAAAATCAAAACCTTCAACTCCCACACCTGCACCTCTAGGTGGTGCTGATCCTTGATTTACCTGATTCCAGTATTGCCCAAATTGGTCATACTTTTGTCGTTTCTCAGAGTCAGATAGTACCTCATGGGCTTCGTTAATTTCTTTAAAACGCGCCTCCGCTTGCTGATCTCCGGGGTTTAAATCAGGGTGGTATTTGCGGGCAAGTTTGCGGTATGCTCGTTTGATTTCTTCTGGTGTGGCATTTTTATTCACACCCAGAACAGCGTAATAGTCTTTAAAATCTGTAGCCGGTGGCATAATACCAATTTGTAATTCCTAATTTTAGAGTGCAAAGGGGAAAGTCTCTGGTGGTTCATCCATCTCCGATTCAGTATTACGGTCTAAAGGTTGCACTCCCTTGGTATCATCTATATGAATAACTGCATCAAATTGGTCAGGCAAACGAGCATAAAAATAGTGACTAATGCGTTCAGTTTCTGGTAGATAAATTACACCAATGGCTCTTTCTAAATGAGGTTCTTTTAAACCTGTAATTACCGGATTTCCATCTCGTAGCAGAAGTAAAAACCGGGGTAATCCTGTTTGATGGAATAAGGCTTCATAACTTCCTGGTAAGGCCGAACGAACTTGTTTAAGTTGGGCAGTTTCCCCCCAATTAGAAGCAGCAACAACTGTACCTGTATAGGTGGTAAAACCAATCAAAACAGCATCATTACCATAACCTTCTCGTACTAGTTGACCAACATTCACCTCACCCAATGACCCCATATCTGTAGCACTTGCATCTCCTAAATGGGAGTTATGTTCCCAAACTACGACTTTAGTTGGTGTCCCCTGTTGATCGAGATGTGCAACTAATCGGTTTAGAGTTTCTACCATGTGGCGATCGCGAATATTCCACGACTCAACCCTTCCTTCAAACAGCGAGCGGTAATAAGCCTCTGCATTCTTGACCAATCGAGCATTTTGTTCAGCATAAAAGGATTCATCTATTTTCATCCGACCATCTTGTTGAATATATTCAGCAGTTTGACTTTGTAAGTCTGTTAATTGATTCAGTACCTCTTCTTCACAGGTTGGAGTGATACCAAAACTGGTAGCATAACCATAGGTTTGGGCATCTTCACCAAAATGCTCAAGACACGAATAGCGAAAACGCGCACGTTGAGCCGCATCTGGGTCAACTTGTTCTAAGTAGTCAATAACTGCTTCTATAGAAGCATACATACTGTAAAGGTCAAGTCCATAAAAGCCAACTTTGGCAGCATTTTCTGGTAAAGCGTCGTTATATTCTCGTAACCAATTGACAAAGTTTAAAACGTCTGTATTTCGCCACATCCAAGTCGGGAAACCTAGAAAATCACCTAGTGCTTCTGCTGGTGTGGGATCATTACTTCCACCTCGCACATAACGATTCACACGGTAAGCATCTGGCCAGTCAGCTTCAATAGCTACAGCATTAAAACCCTTTTCTTGAATTAGCCGTTTGGTAATTTCTGCTCTTTGTTCATAAAATTCATGTGTCCCGTGGGAAGCTTCACCAATCAAAACCAAACGAGCATTACCGATTAAATTCATTAATGGGTCGTATTCTGCGGCTACACCTGTTAGTGGATATGCAGATTCACGC
This window encodes:
- the psaI gene encoding photosystem I reaction center subunit VIII codes for the protein MSGSFLPSILAYSSFLPSIFVPLTGLVLPAVVFAFLFLYIEREDIA
- a CDS encoding chaperone modulator CbpM — protein: MTELSLSQVVVSQEGEQLYSFEYAAMATNTSTALVEGCVTLGLIEPIGVMLKKRDIARIAQIQRLRQDLGLNLVGAAMLLDMAEEIAQLRAQIRAYQSIQES
- a CDS encoding DnaJ C-terminal domain-containing protein; the protein is MPPATDFKDYYAVLGVNKNATPEEIKRAYRKLARKYHPDLNPGDQQAEARFKEINEAHEVLSDSEKRQKYDQFGQYWNQVNQGSAPPRGAGVGVEGFDFDQYSDFDSFINDLLGRVDGGRTRGRTYTYRTPTGRPSGFSRGFEHFHFGGEYAPQTSAADTEAAIALTFSEAYHGTQKRLQLDHEIINVRIPPGAKPGSRIRIRGKGRPSAFSPQRGDLYLTVEILPHPFFRFEDDNIACDVPIRPDEAVLGAEIKVPTPDGSVTLKVPPGVRSGQSLRLRGQGWRQSEGARTDLIVKLQIVPPKDLDPIEREAYAKIQAHTSFNPRTQLQEVGL
- a CDS encoding erythromycin esterase family protein, with amino-acid sequence MRDATIINLVDAVRESAYPLTGVAAEYDPLMNLIGNARLVLIGEASHGTHEFYEQRAEITKRLIQEKGFNAVAIEADWPDAYRVNRYVRGGSNDPTPAEALGDFLGFPTWMWRNTDVLNFVNWLREYNDALPENAAKVGFYGLDLYSMYASIEAVIDYLEQVDPDAAQRARFRYSCLEHFGEDAQTYGYATSFGITPTCEEEVLNQLTDLQSQTAEYIQQDGRMKIDESFYAEQNARLVKNAEAYYRSLFEGRVESWNIRDRHMVETLNRLVAHLDQQGTPTKVVVWEHNSHLGDASATDMGSLGEVNVGQLVREGYGNDAVLIGFTTYTGTVVAASNWGETAQLKQVRSALPGSYEALFHQTGLPRFLLLLRDGNPVITGLKEPHLERAIGVIYLPETERISHYFYARLPDQFDAVIHIDDTKGVQPLDRNTESEMDEPPETFPFAL